One genomic window of Glycine max cultivar Williams 82 chromosome 16, Glycine_max_v4.0, whole genome shotgun sequence includes the following:
- the LOC100799826 gene encoding cell cycle checkpoint protein RAD17 → MAKRNCVVILSSEDEEEDGFIVRSLSSSHSYNTKTKSKSKSTSASSRGRKRARASASRSHLSKLHEIDLFGDDFNEVFTGSKVSAGTHRHYAEDLWIDKYKPCSLEELAVHKKKVEEVKTWFEERLKPSKGAYCNNVLVISGQAGVGKSAAIHVIASHLGAVVCGWNTPTPVIWQEHLYNSGTGTKYTSKLDEFESFVDRVRKYGLLLTSHTGESKPSVILLIDDLPLTNGKSAFRRLKDCLHVLVNSTQIPTAILFTDYGNADSADYNARCLEELKLSLESSGACKVAFNPITLNTMKKILFRICQMEHCDVTAEYVDLIAKTSGGDIRHAITSLQFFCLKPSTCYRGALKEESDKPVRSDDGYSLHFGRDETLSLFHALGKFLHNKRESGVSTEYDQDGFLMQERLSRLPLKMDVPEKILYQAHVQPGPVADFLHENVLDFLNDEAIDDAWTLSSYLGDADILLTKLRGMLSTYNEAESVLRSAAASIAVRGVLFGNSHPLSSRWHAIRRPKLWQVEKASLYKNEVDRLRIPACRRFSSYHMSIMTTEYMPMLKLLGNGAWGGHHEPSPESLLNLEMEDFDFDKMDLDGQSREISDDDIEDW, encoded by the exons ATGGCAAAGCGAAACTGCGTCGTCATTCTGTCATcggaagacgaagaagaagacGGTTTCATCGTTCGTTCGTTGAGTTCGAGTCACAGCTATAATACGAAGACGAAGTCGAAGTCGAAGTCCACGTCAGCATCCTCACGTGGGAGGAAGAGGGCACGTGCTTCGGCTTCTCGCTCTCACCTCTCCAAACTGCACGAG ATAGACTTATTTGGAGATGACTTCAATGAAGTGTTTACTGGGTCAAAGGTATCCGCTG GTACTCACAGGCACTATGCAGAGGATCTATGGATTGATAAATACAAGCCTTGTTCACTGGAAGAGCTTGCTGTTCACAAGAAAAAG GTTGAAGAAGTTAAGACATGGTTTGAGGAGAGGTTGAAACCTTCAAAG GGTGCCTACTGTAACAATGTTCTTGTCATCAGTGGGCAGGCAGGAGTCGGAAAATCT GCGGCTATTCATGTAATTGCGTCTCATCTAGGAGCAGTGGTTTGTGGGTGGAACACACCTACACCTGTAATTTGGCAAGAACATCTTTATAATTCTGGCACAG GGACAAAATACACATCCAAGTTAGATGAATTTGAAAGTTTTGTTGATAGAGTACGGAAATATGGATTATTGCTAACTTCCCATACTGGGGAGTCAAAGCCTTCCGTCATACTTTTAATAGATGATCTTCCCTTGACTAATGGGAAATCTGCTTTTAGAAGACTTAAAGATTGCTTGCACGTTTTGGTGAATTCAACTCAGATACCCACAGCAATATTGTTCACGGACTATGGAAATGCTGATTCAGCAGATTATAATGCTCGTTGTCTGGAAGAACTGAAGCTATCTCTAGAGAGTTCTGGGGCTTGTAAG GTTGCATTCAATCCAATTACATTGAATACTATGAAGAAGATACTTTTTAGAATATGCCAAATGGAGCATTGTGATGTGACTGCTGAGTATGTTGATCTAATTGCAAAAACTAGTGGAGGTGACATCCGGCATGCAATTACTTCTTTACAGTTTTTCTGCTTGAAACCATCTACCTGCTATCGTGGAGCATTAAAAGAGGAAAGTGATAAACCTGTTAGATCAGATGATGGATATTCCTTGCACTTTGGCAGAGATGAGACATTATCTTTATTTCATGCTTTGGGTAAATTTTTGCACAATAAAAGGGAGAGTGGAGTTTCAACAGAATATG ATCAAGATGGATTTCTAATGCAAGAAAGACTTTCAAGATTACCATTAAAAATGGATGTCCCTGAGAAGATTCTTTATCAAGCCCATGTTCAACCTGGTCCAGTTGCTGATTTTCTGCATGAAAATG TTCTGGATTTTTTGAATGACGAAGCAATAGATGATGCATGGACTTTGTCTTCGTATCTGGGTGATGCTGACATTCTTCTTACTAAACTTCGGGGAATGCTAAGTACTTATAATGAGGCAGAGAGTGTTTTACGGTCAGCTGCTGCATCCATAGCTGTTCGTGGGGTGTTATTTGGAAATTCTCATCCACTATCCTCCAG GTGGCATGCAATTCGGCGACCAAAGCTCTGGCAAGTTGAGAAAGCATCATTATACAAG AATGAGGTGGATAGGCTCAGAATCCCTGCCTGTAGACGGTTTAGTTCTTATCATATGTCAATTATGACCACTGAGTACATGCCCATGCTTAAATTGCTTGGAAATGGAGCATGGGGTGGACATCATGAACCAAGTCCGGAATCATTACTGAACTTGGAAATggaagattttgattttgacaaAATGGATTTAGATGGACAATCTAGGGAGATTTCTGATGATGACATAGAAGATTGGTAG